The genomic DNA GTGGCCCAAGACGAGCGGCCGCGCGCGCAACCGCCAGTGGACGCACAGACCTCGCTGCCCTTAGGCGGGAAAGCCTACGGGCAGCACGAAGCACCAGCCACGTGCGTACTGCCCAGCCAGCCCAGCCATCCAGATCACTCGCTGTATCAGCAGATACGCGACGGCGTCGAAGCGCTGGATGCCAGGCATGGCCGCAGCTTTGATGCCACAAGCGAGCGGATGACGGCCAGTCTGCTAGTGCTGGCCAAGGACAACGACCTGGACCGGGTAGACCACGTACTGCTCAGCAACGCGACCCCGGGCAAGGCCGCCGGGCACAGCCTGTTCGTGGTCCAAGGCGAGCCAAGCGACCCCGCGCACCAACGGGCCGCAATGCCGACCGCGCTTGCCGCACAGACCTCCGTGGAGGAATCAATGCAGCAGTTCGATGCAGTAAGCCGGGAAGCCCAGCAGCGCGCCCAGGCCAACCAGCTTGAGCAGCAGTTGGAAGGTCAGCGTCTGCAGCAGAGTGTCCAGAGCCGCGCCGCCAGCATGGGTTGACGTGCGTGCGCCCCAGTGGGGATCGCGACTCTGCATGTGACAAAGGCGCCTTTCGGCGCCTTTGTCGTTCAACTCATTCCCACTCAATAGTCGCCGGCGGCTTCCCCGAGATGTCATAAACCACCCGTGAAACCCCCCGCAACTCATTGATGATCCGGTTGCTCACCGTCCCCAAAAACTCATACGGCAGGTGCGACCAGTGCGCCGTCATGAAATCAATCGTCTCCACAGCACGCAGCGCGATCACCCACTCATACGCACGCGCATCGCCGACCACGCCGACCGACTTCACCGGCAGGAACACCGCGAACGCCTGGCTGGTCTTGTCGTACAGGTCGGCCTTGCGCAGCTCTTCGATGAAGATCGCATCGGCCTTGGCCAACAGCTCGGCGTACTCACGCTTCACTTCACCCAAGATGCGCACGCCCAGGCCCGGACCCGGGAACGGATGGCGGTAGACCATGCTGCGCGGCAGGCCCAGTTCGACGCCGAGGCGACGCACTTCGTCCTTGAACAGCTCGCGCAGCGGCTCGACCAGGCCCAGCTTCATGTGTTCCGGCAGGCCGCCCACGTTGTGGTGGCTCTTGATCACGTGCGCCTTGCCGGTCTTGCTGCCGGCGGACTCGATCACGTCCGGGTAGATGGTGCCCTGTGCAAGCCACTTCGCATTCTTCAGCTTGTTGGACTCTTCGTCGAAGATGTCCACGAACAGGTTGCCGATGATCTTGCGCTTGGCTTCCGGATCACTCACGCCTTCCAGCTTGGCGAAGTACCGGTCGGCCGCGTTCACGCGGATCACCTTGACGCCCATGTGCTCGGCGAACATCGCCATCACCTGGTCGCCTTCCTGCCAGCGCAGCAGGCCGGTGTCGACGAACACGCAGGTCAGCTTGTCACCGATCGCTTTGTGCAGCAGCGCAGCCACGACCGACGAATCGACGCCGCCGGACAGGCCCAGGATCACTTCGTCATCGCCGACTTGTTCCCGCACGCGGGCGATCTGGTCGTCGATGATGTTGGCGGCGGTCCACAGGGTTTCGCAGCCGCACACGTCCACCACGAAGCGGCGCAGCAGCGCCTGGCCCTGCAGGGTGTGGGTCACTTCCGGGTGGAACTGCACGCCGTACCAGCGCTTTTCTTCATTGGCCATCGCGGCCACCGGGATGCGATCGGTGGTGGCGGTGATGGTGAAGCCCGGCGGTGCCTTGGAGACGTGGTCGCCATGGCTCATCCACACGTTCAGCCGTGCCTCGCCCGGGTGGTCGCTCAGCCCGGCGAACAGCGAATCCGGCGCCACGATGTTGACTTCGGCATGGCCGAATTCGCGCTGGTCGGCGGCTTCCGTTTCACCGCCCAGCTGCGCGGCCAGGGTCTGCATGCCGTAGCAGATGCCGAACACCGGCAGGCCGCTATCGAACACTTCCTGCGGCGCGGCGGGCGCGCCCGGCAGGGTGGTCGATTCCGGGCCACCGGACAGAATGATGCCCTTCGCCCCGAAGCCCGCAATGTCGGCCGGGTTGTGGTCCCACGCCCAGATCTCGCAGTAGACGCCGAGCTCGCGGATGCGACGGGCGATCAGCTGGGTGTACTGCGCGCCGAAATCGAGGATGAGGATCTTGTCGGTATGGATGTTGGTCATGATGCCCGGGCGATGCAGGAGGAATAACGGAGTACGAAAGCGCAACCAGCGGCGTATGTAGAAAGAGGAACGGGAATCAGCTTCCTCGTTCCTCTTGCTACGTCCGGCCTCAGGCGCGGTAGTTCGGCGGTTCCTTGGTGATCTGCACGTCGTGGACGTGGCTCTCACGTTGGCCGGCGCCGCTGATCTTGACGAACTTCGGCTTGCTGCGCATGTCTTCGACCGTGCCGCAGCCCACGTAGCCCATGGTGGCACGCAGGCCGCCCATCAGCTGGTGGATGATGCCGCCGACCGGGCCGCGATACGGCACGCGGCCTTCGATGCCTTCCGGCACCAGCTTGTCGGCGCTGGAGGCATCCTGGAAGTAGCGGTCCTTGGACCCCTTCTCCATCGCCGCAAGCGAGCCCATGCCGCGGTAGCTCTTGTACGAACGGCCCTGGAACAGCTCGGTTTCGCCGGGCGATTCCTCGGTACCGGCCAGCAGGCCACCGATCATGATGGTGGACGCACCGGCGGCCAGCGCCTTGCCGATGTCACCGGAGTAGCGGATGCCACCGTCGGCGATCAGCGGGATGCGATCCTGTAGCGCCTCGGCGACCAGGTCGATGGCGGTGATCTGCGGCACGCCGACACCGGCGACCACGCGGGTGGTGCAGATCGAGCCCGGACCGATGCCGACCTTGACCGCATCCGCACCGCAATCCAGCAACGCCAGTGCGGCTTCGCCGGTGCAGATGTTGCCACCGACCACCTGCACCTGCGGGAAGTGCTTCTTGACCCAACGTACGCGGTCCAGCACGCCCTGCGAGTGGCCGTGCGCGGTGTCCACCACCAGCACGTCCACGCCGGCGGCGACCAGCGCTTCGACGCGGCGATCGGTATCGCCGCCCACGCCGACCGCGGCACCCACCAGCAGACGCGTCGCGGAGTCCTTGGCAGCGTTCGGGTAATCGGTGTTCTTCTGGATGTCCTTGACGGTGATCAGGCCACGCAGGGCGAACTCATCGTTGACCACCAGGATCTTTTCGATGCGGTTGCGATGCAGCAGCAGCTGCACTTCTTCCGACGCCGCGCCTTCCTTGACCGTGATCAGGCGATCCTTCTTGGTCATGATGTGGCGGACCGGATCGTCCAGCTCGGTTTCAAAGCGCATGTCACGGTGGGTGACGATGCCGACCAGCTGGCCACCATCCACCACCGGCACGCCGGAGATGTTGCGCGCCTGGGTCAGCGCCAGCACGTCGCGGATGGTGGTTTCCGGCCCGACGGTGATCGGATCGCGTATGACACCGGCCTCGAACTTCTTGACCTTGGCCACTTCGGCGGCCTGCTGCTCCACGCTCAGGTTCTTGTGGATGATGCCCATGCCGCCGAGCTGGGCCATGGCGATGGCCAGGCGTGCTTCGGTGACGGTATCCATCGCAGCGGACAGGATCGGGAGCTTCAGCCGCAGGTCGCGGGTCAGCCGGGTTTCCAGGCTGACATCCTTCGGCAGGATGATCGAGTGGGCGGGGACGAGCGAGACGTCGTCGTAGGTGAGAGCTTCAGCCTGGATGCGCAGCATCGGCATACCCGAGATGTGGGGAAGCGCGTCATTTTACCCTGATTGTCGGCCGAGCGGCAGGGGGTAGATGCGACGGTGTGTCGCGCCGGTAGGGTGCGGGGTGAAAGGCGCCGCTGCGCTCGCCGAGCGTGGCTCGGCGCTACCGGGGTGCGGGGTTATCGGGCGCCGCGGCGGGTGGGCGGAATCGGGCGAGGCGGGGGCTGGTAGCGCCGACCCATGGTCGGCGAGCGCAGCGGGCTCTACGCGCGATCTCTCAGACGAACGCTTCGGCCGCTTCCAGGGTGTTCTGCATCAACGTCGCCACCGTCATCGGCCCTACCCCACCGGGTACCGGGGTGATCCAGCTGGCGCGCTGCGCAGCGGCCTCGAAGCCGACATCGCCGACCAGGCGACCATCGTCCAGCCGATTGATGCCCACGTCGATCACCACTGCGCCGGGCTTGACCCATTCACCCGGCACGATGCCCGGGCGACCAACCGCGACCACCAGGATGTCGGCGTTGCGCACGGCCTGCTCCAGCACGTCCTTCGGGGTGAACTTGTGGCAGCTGGTCACGGTGCAGCCGGCGATCAGCAGTTCCAGGCCCATCGGCCGGCCGACGTGGTTGCTGACGCCGACGATGGTCGCGTTGCGGCCGCGCACCGGCTGGTCGGTGTGGCCCAGCAGCGTGGTGATGCCACGCGGAGTGCACGGGCGCAGGCCGAATTCGCGCAGGGCCAGGTGGCCGACATTTTCGGGATGGAAGCCGTCGACGTCCTTGCGCGGATCAATGCGCTGGATCAGGCGGCGGGCATCGGGGATACCCGGCAGCGGCAGCTGGATCAGGATGCCGTGGATCTTCGGATCGGCGTTCAGCTCGTCGATCAGTGCCAGCAGATCGGATTCGTTGGTGCCGGCCGGCAGGTCGAAGTCGTGCGCTTCGATGCCCACCTTCTCCGCCGCACGGCGCTTGTTGCGCACATAGACGGTCGACGCCGGATCGCCTCCTACCAACACCACGGCCAGGCCGGGGCGGCTGCCACCAGCGGCGACACGCGCGTCCACGCGCACCTTCAGGCTGTCGAGCAGCGCCTCGGAGATGCGGCGGCCATCGAGGATGCGGGCGGATGAGGGGGCGTCGGTCGGCAGGGTCATCGAAGCAGGCGTGCAGCGGCGGGGACGGCTATTGTCCCTGATTCAGGCCCGGTAGTGACGGCCGCTGGCCGTCAAGGCGGGATTGCAGGGGCTGACGGCCAGCGGCCGTCACTACCCTGGTCAAGCGTCCGGCGGCACCTGATCGGCATTGAGCGTGCGCGACTGACGCTTCGGCACGGTGAACGGGGTCGGCGTCGGCACGCCGGGCAGCGAGGTGCCGAACACCATGTGCGCACCGGAAATCAGGTCGCCGCCGGCCATTTCCAGCTGGAAGCGCTCTGCGTCGCGCTCGCGGATCTGCTCGGCGATATCGCGTGCATCGTCCTCATCGGCACCGAGTTCCATCAGCGCGGCCTGACCGAACACCACGGCCGATTCGAAGGTTTCGCGGATCTGGAAATCGACACCTGCATGTATCAGACGCAGTGAGTGTTCGCGGTCGAACGAACGCACCAGCAGCTTGGCCTGCGGGAACTCGTGCGACACCAGCTCAACGATGCGGTCCGCTTCGGTAGCGTCGTTGACGCACACCGCAATCGCGCGCGCCGACGCTGCACCGGACGCATGCAGCACATCCAGACGGGTACCGTCGCCGTAATAGATCTTGAAACCGAAGCGTTCGGCGCTGTGGATCATCTCCACGTCGTTGTCGATGATGGTCACGTCCACGTCGCGCGCCAGCAGTGACTGGCTGGCCACCTGGCCGAAGCGTCCGAAGCCGATCAGCAGCACGCTGCCGGACAGGCCTTCGGCCTCCTCCACGCCTTCCATGCTGACCACGGCAGGTGCAGCGAAGCGCTTATGCGCCAGCACCACCAGCGGGGTCAGCGCCATCGACAGCACGACCACGGCGGTGAAGTTGGCGTTGATGTCCACGTCGATCACCCCGGCACTGGCAGCGGCGGCGAACAGCACGAACGCGAACTCGCCGCCCTGCGCCATCACCACGCCACGGTCCAGCGCCTGCGCATGGCTGCTGCCCAGCAGTCGTGCCACGGCATAGATGCAGACGGCCTTGGCCGCCATCAGCGCCAGCACCAGACCGACGATCAGCGGCCAGTTGCGCGCCACCACGCCCAGGTCCAGCGCCATGCCGACGCTGAGGAAGAACAAGCCCAACAGGATGCCGCGGAAGGGCTCGATATCGGCTTCGATCTGGTGACGGAAGGTCGACTCGCTGAGCAGCACGCCGGCCAGGAACGCGCCCATCGCCATCGACAGCCCGGACAGCTGCATCAGCAGTGCCGCGCCCAGCACCACCAGCAGCGCCGCGGCGGTCATCACTTCGCGCGCCTTGGCGGCAGCGAGGATGCGGAACAGCGGATTGAGCAGGAAACGCCCGACCAGCACGAGGCCGATCACTGCGCCGGCGCCGATAGCCACCGACATCCAGCGCGAGCCCTCGCCGTCGGCACTGCCCGCAGACGGGCCCATGAACGCGACCAGCGCCAGCAACGGCACAATCAGCAGGTCTTCGAACAGCAGGACCGAGACGATCTTCTGCCCCGGCGGCAACGCGATGTCACCGCGCTCGGCCAGCAACTGCATCACCACCGCGGTAGAGGTGAGCACGAAGCCGGTCGCACCGATGAAGGCCACCTGCCACGGCAGGCCGAACAGCTTGGCGACCAGGGTCAGCACGATGGCGCAGACGGTAATCTGCGCCGTACCCAGGCCAAAGATTTCCTTGCGCAGGCTCCACAAGTGCGACGGCCGCATTTCCAGCCCGATCACGAAAAGGAACATCACCACGCCGAGTTCGGCGGTATGCAGGATGGCTTGCGGATCGGAGAACCAGCCCAGCCCGAACGGCCCGATCGCCAGACCAGCGGTGAAGTAGCCCAGGACCGATCCGAGGCCGAAGCGTCGGAACAGGGGCACCATCACCACTGCCGCGCCCAACAGGGCGACGACCTTGACCAGTTCACTGCTTGCTGCTGCTTCCACCGCCATGCGGCCGTTCCTGTGATGCGTCGAGAGGGCTCAACGATAGGGCATGCGGGTGGCAATCAATAGCACGTGAGTTGCGGTTGATTGTTCTGTTGGCGCAACGAGTGGTAAATTTATTGCCATGTCGTTCCATCTGTCACTGCGAACGAACGGCTGCCGCTGTGCTCGCCGACCATGGGTCGGCGCTACCGATGACCCGGCCCTGCGCGCCAGATCGGTGCCTCGGTAGCGCCGAGCCACGCTCGGCGAGCGTAGCGGCAAATCAGCGGCCCGCGCAGAAAGCGGCGTAATCGATATAGCCGGGGAACTCGACGCCCGGCCCGCAGACCGCGCACTGCGGGTCGGGGCTGAGCCGGGTTTCGCGGAAGCGCATCGCCAGCGCATCGAAGCGCAGCAGGCGCCCGGTCAGCGGCTCGCCGATGCCCAGCAGCAGCTTCAGCACCTCGGTCGCCTGCAGGATACCGGCCAGCCCGGGCAGGACGCCGAGCACGCCCGCCTCGGAACAGTTCGGCGCGAACTCCGGCGGCGGCGGCTGCGGGAACAGGCAGCGGTAACACGGCGCCACGCCGCGCTGGCGACCGGCGTCAAACACGCTCACCTGGCCGTCGAAGCGCTCGATCGCGGCATACACAAGCGGCTTGGCGTGCTTGATGCACGCGTCGTTGAGGAGGTAGCGCAGCGGGAAGTTGTCCGAGCCGTCGAGCACCACGTCCACCCCGTCCATCAGCGCGTCGATGTTTGACGAGGTAGCACGCTCGGCGATGGCCTCTACCTTGAGAGAAGGGTTCAGGGCCAGCATGCGCTCGCGGGCCGAGTCCACTTTCAGCGTGCCTACGCTGGCTTCGGTGTGCACGATCTGCCGGTGCAGGTTGCTGCGCTCCACGCGGTCATCGTCGACAAAACGCAGCTGCCCTACCCCGGCCGCGGCCAGGTAGAAGCCGGCAGGCGAGCCCAGCCCGCCAGCGCCCAGCACCAGCACGCGCGACCGTTGCAGTTGGCGCTGGCCTGCTTCGCCGACCTGCGGCAACAGCAGATGGCGGGCATACCGATCGTAGAAATCGCGGTCTTCGGCCGAGGTCAGGGGCTGCACCAGCGGCAGCCCCTGCGCGCGCCAGGCGACGGTGCCGCCGGCCACCGAGGCGACGTTTGCATAGCCGGCAGCGAGCAGTGCCTGCGCCGCATCGACGGAGCGCCGGCCGGTCTGGCAGATCAGCAGGATGTCTTGGTCGGTGCGCGGCAGGTGCGCGCCAGGATCGGCCTGCAGCACGCCGTTGGCGATGCCACGCGCGCCTTCGGCCATGCCGCCGGCACGCTCGTGCGCCTCGCGCACGTCGATCAGCGCCGCGCCGTGGGCGAGGCGTTGCAGGGCGATTTCCGGGGTTATTTCGGGAATAGGCATGGCGGCATTATCGGCCATGCGCGCAGGGGTGGCACACCGCCGCTGCGCTCGCCGACCATGGGTCGGCGCTACCGTGGGTTCGGCGTTACCGGGTCGCGTCAGCGACCCTTGACGTGCTTCATCAGGCGACGCTTGGCCTTGACCTGGCGTTCGGTCAGCGGGTTCTTCTTGCCTTCGTACGGGTTCGCTCCCTCGCGGAAGATGAACTGCACCGGCGTGCCGACCAGCTTGAAGCGCTTGCGGAAGAAGTTCTCCAGGTAGCGCTTGTACGACTCGGACAGCTCTTTCAGTCGCGTGCCGTGCACGATGAAGGTCGGCGGATTGGCGCCGCCCGGATGCACGTAGCGCAGCTTGGACACGTGACCACGAATGGTCGGCGGCGGATTGGCCTGGTAGGCCACTTCCAGCGCCTGGTTCACTTCGCTGGTGCTGAACTGATGGTTCGCCGACGCATGCGCACGGTGCACTGCATTGAACAGTTCACGCAGGCCGGAGCCGTGCATCGCCGAAATACGCACCGACTCGGCCCACGGCACGAAGCCCAGGCGCAGCGACAACTGGGTCTCCGCCTGCTCGCGCTGGTAGTCGGTCAGTCCGTCCCATTTGTTGATCGCAATCACCAACGCACGGCCAGCATCCAGCACCGCGCCGAGCACGGTGGCGTCCTGGTCGGTCACGCCTTCGTGTGCGTCCAGCATCAGCACGGCCACCTGGCACTGCTCGATCGCCTGCATGGTCTTGACGACGGAGAACTTCTCCACCGCTTCGTCCACGCGGCCCCGACGGCGCAGGCCGGCAGTGTCGATCAGGCGGTATTCACGGCCCTCGCGCTCCAGGTCCACCGAGATGGAATCCCGGGTGGTGCCCGGCACTTCAGAGGCGATCATCCGCTCCTCGCCGAGGATGCGGTTCACCAGCGTCGACTTGCCCACGTTGGGGCGACCGACGAAGGCGATGCGCACGCGGTTCGGATCGTTGTCCATCTCTTCGGCGCTGCCTTCTTCCGGCAGGCGCTCGACGATTTCCTCGAGCAGGTCATCCAGACCCTGACGATGCGCCGCCGAAACGGTCATCATCTCGCTGAAGCCGTACCGCGAGAATTCCGCGCGCACGGTGTGCTCGTCGGTGCCGTCGATCTTGTTGATCAGCAGCACCTTCGGCTGCTGCTGCTTGCGCAGCCACGCCAGGATGTCATCGTCCAGCGACGAGGTGCCGTCGCGGGCATCCACGACAAACACGATCAGGTCGGCTTCCTCGGCAGCAGCACGTGCCTGGCGCGCGGTCGCGCCGGCCAGGCCTTCTTCCTGCTCGGCGATGCCGCCGGTGTCCACGATCAGGAACGGGTTGTCCTCGTCCAGGCGACATACACCGTAGTTGCGGTCACGGGTCACGCCCGGCTGGTCATGGACCAGCGCGTCGCGGGTGCGCGTGAGCGCGTTGAAAATTGTGGACTTGCCGACATTCGGCCGTCCGACCAGGGCGACCAGGGGCAGCATCGCGTTTACTCCGTAATTAATTGGCCAACCGGTAAGCGGTCAGCTTGCCTTCGACGTTCTGCACCAGCAGCACCCCGTCAGCGACTATCGGTTGGGCCTTGACGGTCCCGCCGGTCTTTGCCCGGGCGGCCATCGCGCCGTCGGACTGTTGCAGCCAGTGAACATAGCCGTCGAGATCGCCGACAACCACGTAATCGCCCTGCAGCGCAGGGCCGGTCAACTGGCGCCGGGCCAGGCCGGTCTGCGACCAGCTGGCCGCACCGCTCTGCTTGTCCAGGCCGAACACACCGCCCTGGTTGTCAGTCACGATCACGTAGGACGTCGACACGGCGACACCACCGGCACCGCCGTGATCGCGCGCCCACAGCGGGCGGCCGGTCGGGCCTTCGATGGCCATGGTCTGGTTCTTGAAGCTGCTGGCATACAGCGTGGCGCCTTCCAGCACCGGGGCGCCATCCACGTCAGCCATGCGGTCCAGTTCGGTGCGCCCTTCCGGGTTGCCCACCACCTGGTCCCACAGCGTGCGGCCATCGGTGGACGCCATCGCGGAGATGCTGCCGTCATCGTTACCGACAAACAGCACGCCCGGACCCGGCACGATCGGCGCGTTGCCGCGCACGGTCAGCGCCGGCAGTTCGCGCGGGTTGAACCAGCGCTGGGTGCCGTTGGACACATCGAACGCGGTGATGCGGCCGTCATTGCTGCGTACGTACACCATGCCCTGGCCGATGGCCGGAGCGGAAATCACTTCGCCGGGCACCTTGGCGCGCCACTTCTCGGTGCCGTCGTTGGCATCGAGCGCGATCACCTGGCCGTCCAGCGTACCGATGGCCACCAGGCCTTCGCCCACGCCCGGTCCACCGGACAGGCGCAGCTTCGGCTTCTTCTTTTCCTTGGCCGGCTCGTACGTCCAGATCTTCTTGCCGGTCTGCAGGTCGATGGCGTGCACGCCACCGGTGATCGCCGCGCCGTAGACGCGACCATCGGCCACGACCGGACCCTGGCGGACGCCGATGCGCTCTTCGCCCTTGCCCAGGTTGACCGTCCACAGCTTGTCGATCTTCACCGTGGCATCGAACTTCACCAGTTCGGCCGGTTCCTGCAGTTTCTTCGCCGCTGCGTCCTTGCCGGCGAACCAGCCCTTTACCGTGCTGCAGCCGGACAGTGCCATGCCGAGCATCGCAACCGTGGCAACCCGCTTGAGGATGACCATCTGACCCATTACACCGTCTCCTCAGTCGCCGCGACCGTGCCGCCGGCGTCCATCAACTTGGTTTCCAGCAGGCGCCGTTGGGGCGCTGCCACGTCCAGCGTCTTAAGCGCTTTCTCGTACTGCCCGCGG from Stenotrophomonas sp. 169 includes the following:
- the guaA gene encoding glutamine-hydrolyzing GMP synthase; its protein translation is MTNIHTDKILILDFGAQYTQLIARRIRELGVYCEIWAWDHNPADIAGFGAKGIILSGGPESTTLPGAPAAPQEVFDSGLPVFGICYGMQTLAAQLGGETEAADQREFGHAEVNIVAPDSLFAGLSDHPGEARLNVWMSHGDHVSKAPPGFTITATTDRIPVAAMANEEKRWYGVQFHPEVTHTLQGQALLRRFVVDVCGCETLWTAANIIDDQIARVREQVGDDEVILGLSGGVDSSVVAALLHKAIGDKLTCVFVDTGLLRWQEGDQVMAMFAEHMGVKVIRVNAADRYFAKLEGVSDPEAKRKIIGNLFVDIFDEESNKLKNAKWLAQGTIYPDVIESAGSKTGKAHVIKSHHNVGGLPEHMKLGLVEPLRELFKDEVRRLGVELGLPRSMVYRHPFPGPGLGVRILGEVKREYAELLAKADAIFIEELRKADLYDKTSQAFAVFLPVKSVGVVGDARAYEWVIALRAVETIDFMTAHWSHLPYEFLGTVSNRIINELRGVSRVVYDISGKPPATIEWE
- the guaB gene encoding IMP dehydrogenase, which produces MLRIQAEALTYDDVSLVPAHSIILPKDVSLETRLTRDLRLKLPILSAAMDTVTEARLAIAMAQLGGMGIIHKNLSVEQQAAEVAKVKKFEAGVIRDPITVGPETTIRDVLALTQARNISGVPVVDGGQLVGIVTHRDMRFETELDDPVRHIMTKKDRLITVKEGAASEEVQLLLHRNRIEKILVVNDEFALRGLITVKDIQKNTDYPNAAKDSATRLLVGAAVGVGGDTDRRVEALVAAGVDVLVVDTAHGHSQGVLDRVRWVKKHFPQVQVVGGNICTGEAALALLDCGADAVKVGIGPGSICTTRVVAGVGVPQITAIDLVAEALQDRIPLIADGGIRYSGDIGKALAAGASTIMIGGLLAGTEESPGETELFQGRSYKSYRGMGSLAAMEKGSKDRYFQDASSADKLVPEGIEGRVPYRGPVGGIIHQLMGGLRATMGYVGCGTVEDMRSKPKFVKISGAGQRESHVHDVQITKEPPNYRA
- the folD gene encoding bifunctional methylenetetrahydrofolate dehydrogenase/methenyltetrahydrofolate cyclohydrolase FolD: MTLPTDAPSSARILDGRRISEALLDSLKVRVDARVAAGGSRPGLAVVLVGGDPASTVYVRNKRRAAEKVGIEAHDFDLPAGTNESDLLALIDELNADPKIHGILIQLPLPGIPDARRLIQRIDPRKDVDGFHPENVGHLALREFGLRPCTPRGITTLLGHTDQPVRGRNATIVGVSNHVGRPMGLELLIAGCTVTSCHKFTPKDVLEQAVRNADILVVAVGRPGIVPGEWVKPGAVVIDVGINRLDDGRLVGDVGFEAAAQRASWITPVPGGVGPMTVATLMQNTLEAAEAFV
- a CDS encoding monovalent cation:proton antiporter-2 (CPA2) family protein; the protein is MAVEAAASSELVKVVALLGAAVVMVPLFRRFGLGSVLGYFTAGLAIGPFGLGWFSDPQAILHTAELGVVMFLFVIGLEMRPSHLWSLRKEIFGLGTAQITVCAIVLTLVAKLFGLPWQVAFIGATGFVLTSTAVVMQLLAERGDIALPPGQKIVSVLLFEDLLIVPLLALVAFMGPSAGSADGEGSRWMSVAIGAGAVIGLVLVGRFLLNPLFRILAAAKAREVMTAAALLVVLGAALLMQLSGLSMAMGAFLAGVLLSESTFRHQIEADIEPFRGILLGLFFLSVGMALDLGVVARNWPLIVGLVLALMAAKAVCIYAVARLLGSSHAQALDRGVVMAQGGEFAFVLFAAAASAGVIDVDINANFTAVVVLSMALTPLVVLAHKRFAAPAVVSMEGVEEAEGLSGSVLLIGFGRFGQVASQSLLARDVDVTIIDNDVEMIHSAERFGFKIYYGDGTRLDVLHASGAASARAIAVCVNDATEADRIVELVSHEFPQAKLLVRSFDREHSLRLIHAGVDFQIRETFESAVVFGQAALMELGADEDDARDIAEQIRERDAERFQLEMAGGDLISGAHMVFGTSLPGVPTPTPFTVPKRQSRTLNADQVPPDA
- the moeB gene encoding molybdopterin-synthase adenylyltransferase MoeB; translated protein: MPIPEITPEIALQRLAHGAALIDVREAHERAGGMAEGARGIANGVLQADPGAHLPRTDQDILLICQTGRRSVDAAQALLAAGYANVASVAGGTVAWRAQGLPLVQPLTSAEDRDFYDRYARHLLLPQVGEAGQRQLQRSRVLVLGAGGLGSPAGFYLAAAGVGQLRFVDDDRVERSNLHRQIVHTEASVGTLKVDSARERMLALNPSLKVEAIAERATSSNIDALMDGVDVVLDGSDNFPLRYLLNDACIKHAKPLVYAAIERFDGQVSVFDAGRQRGVAPCYRCLFPQPPPPEFAPNCSEAGVLGVLPGLAGILQATEVLKLLLGIGEPLTGRLLRFDALAMRFRETRLSPDPQCAVCGPGVEFPGYIDYAAFCAGR
- the der gene encoding ribosome biogenesis GTPase Der, giving the protein MLPLVALVGRPNVGKSTIFNALTRTRDALVHDQPGVTRDRNYGVCRLDEDNPFLIVDTGGIAEQEEGLAGATARQARAAAEEADLIVFVVDARDGTSSLDDDILAWLRKQQQPKVLLINKIDGTDEHTVRAEFSRYGFSEMMTVSAAHRQGLDDLLEEIVERLPEEGSAEEMDNDPNRVRIAFVGRPNVGKSTLVNRILGEERMIASEVPGTTRDSISVDLEREGREYRLIDTAGLRRRGRVDEAVEKFSVVKTMQAIEQCQVAVLMLDAHEGVTDQDATVLGAVLDAGRALVIAINKWDGLTDYQREQAETQLSLRLGFVPWAESVRISAMHGSGLRELFNAVHRAHASANHQFSTSEVNQALEVAYQANPPPTIRGHVSKLRYVHPGGANPPTFIVHGTRLKELSESYKRYLENFFRKRFKLVGTPVQFIFREGANPYEGKKNPLTERQVKAKRRLMKHVKGR
- the bamB gene encoding outer membrane protein assembly factor BamB, giving the protein MGQMVILKRVATVAMLGMALSGCSTVKGWFAGKDAAAKKLQEPAELVKFDATVKIDKLWTVNLGKGEERIGVRQGPVVADGRVYGAAITGGVHAIDLQTGKKIWTYEPAKEKKKPKLRLSGGPGVGEGLVAIGTLDGQVIALDANDGTEKWRAKVPGEVISAPAIGQGMVYVRSNDGRITAFDVSNGTQRWFNPRELPALTVRGNAPIVPGPGVLFVGNDDGSISAMASTDGRTLWDQVVGNPEGRTELDRMADVDGAPVLEGATLYASSFKNQTMAIEGPTGRPLWARDHGGAGGVAVSTSYVIVTDNQGGVFGLDKQSGAASWSQTGLARRQLTGPALQGDYVVVGDLDGYVHWLQQSDGAMAARAKTGGTVKAQPIVADGVLLVQNVEGKLTAYRLAN